AATCAGGTGTTGTCTATCCAATTCAAAGTCGGTATTTATCTATTTGATGTTCAGGATTAGATGTTTCCCATTCCCCAACCCAGGTTGGAATTAAGATCTCCCCACATAGTATTCGAGGCCTTTTTagtttttcgatttttatttaagaattttCTCAGTCTATATAAAAGCATATATACTTCTTCTCATATATACGTTATAACACTATCGTTATTAAATGTAGTTTCATTATGTTAGaactcaaataaaaaaaaaggttttctCATTTATAATGTATCATAGGCGATACTCATCGAGTGCTGGCTTCATTCTGGGTGTTATTTTTGGAAAGGACTTGGTCTTGATCTCGCTCTTGGTTTGGACATGGTTAGGCTGCTGATCtaggagttttttttttttgttcttggGGCGGGCGGGTACCGGGTTGGTTGTCTTGCAATGACTAAGATTTAATTAAGattacatttattaaattataattataagtaTTACTTTATGCCATCTTAGCGGTTTGTCCTGTTTGTTGTGTGTTGAATTGTTATGCCTACGCGTGGTTTACCTTCCGATCCACTTGGTTCTATTGATCCTGGGGCAGAACGCCATCCTTTCCACAGTCCTGCCcttcattttgtgtgtgtcaTTACGTTCTGCTCCATTTACAACTAAGGATACCACTAACTACGATCGTAATATTAAGACGCTGCCAAGGCGTAGCAGTGGTGCGATGGTCGGTAGggttggtggtgctggtgttggtgttggttGGTGCGGGTGGTGCGGTGCGGTGGTGAGTTGGAGTTGAGTTGGTTAAGGCAAGGTGGTAGATGTAAAGCTCTTACTATTCCTAGTTCTCCTTCGATTCGCTGCTCTCCTCCGACTCCTTGGACTCTGAGGACTCATCGACCTTGGACTCGGACTTGTCAGACTTTTCCTCCGACGACTTTTTGGGCTCGGCCGATGGTGACTGGGCAATGGGCTTGGCAATGGCCTCCTCGCCCTTGACCACGGTCTCGGCAGCTGGTGCTTCGTCGATCTTCTTGGCCTCGGGCACGGCAGCAGGGGCAACGGCGGCGGTTGGCTCTGGTGCTCCAGCTGGTGCTGCTGTCTCCTCCGTCTTCTTCTGTTCTGGCAGGGCCTTGGCAGCGGTATCAGCGGCTGGCTGTTCCTTCTCCTGCTCCTTGACGGCCTCCGTCACCTTGGTGGCACCGGCCGGAGCAAGTGGGGCATTGGTCTTTAGGACGGGAGCGGATTCGGCAACGGTTTCGGTGCTCTTCTGCTGGTCAACTGGCTTGGGGGCCTCACCGGACTTGGCCTGGGCAGCCTGGGCGGCAGGAgaagcagccgcagcagcaggggACGACTCGATGGACTTCTTCTCGGGAGCAATCACCTGGATGTTGGAGTCCGACTTGGTGGCGGCTTCAGGAGCGGCGGTGGGTGTGGCTTCAGCGGCCTTGGCTGGCTCCTCGGCAACAGCAGCGTCCTTCTTGGCATCCTTCTGTTCGATTTCGTTGATCCTCTCCTGGCGGGCGGGCTGCTCGGGCACGGGTGTCTCTTTCTCGGCGGCCACTACGGCGGGAATCGCTGGCTCCTCGGCGGACTTGGCATCGATCTTGGGCTCCTGGGGCTTGACCTCGTCGACAACTTGCTTCTGCACCTCGGCATTGGCGGCTGGGGCTTCGGGGGCCTGTTCAATGGCCTTGGTGGCCTGGGGCTGAGCCTCGACAGTGGGTTCCGCCTCCGTGCGGGCGGTCTTCTCCTGCTTCTTCTCGGCCTCAACGGGAGCGTTCTCCTGGGCGGGCTTGGCCTCCTCGGGCAGGGTCTTCTTCTCAGGAATGGCCGGAGCGGTCTCTACGTCCGGCGCGCTCGACTTGAGCTCCACGCTGTTGATCTCCTTGGCTGGCTCGGCGGCAGGAGTGCTGGGTGATGGGTTGGCGTTGACGTCGGGCTGCTCTGGAACGGCGGCCTTGGCTTCGATGGTCTTGGTCTCTGCCGGCTTCTCGGCCTCGGGCTTCAAGGGAGCAGGCTCAACGGCGGTGGGCAGCACGGTCTTGGTCAGGAGCTCGGCCTTGGCACCGCTGTCCGGCTGGATGGCCACCTCCTCGTCGGGCACGGGAAGCGCCCAAACGCTGGCCAGGCACACGGTGGCCACGAAAAGCAGTTGGCACTTCATTCTGAAAAAGGAAACGACAAACGGGGGACTTTAATTTAGAATCCACAAAGCAATCGGCTGCACAATGACCCTCACTgagattgttttttttttttttttaatgtggtCCGGACTTTCTATTCCGCTTTAAATTCCCCAATCATCGTTTCGTCTTCCGCGGAATTACGTTTCGTTTGGTTCTTTTGTAATTCGATTAAATGAAATTCTACCTCTGAATTGAAATTGCCTGTCGTCGTCAGTTCGTAGACCCGGTCTGTCAGTCCTGCTGGCAACCGACTGGCTGCCTTATGCATCTAATGatgctcctcctcctttcTCCCGGCTCCGGTTGGTCCACATTGAAAGCgtttaattattcaaatgcGCCACTTAAACGGTGATCACTTAAGTTTTTCAAAACTAACCATCTCGGACCATCTGATAACGactgacttgcaaatttgGACCGCGAGACGGCCATCTGCTTATTTCCTTATGCTAATTAATTCGGCCATTTAATGGCCATCGATAAAGcttaatttattaaacaaaaaaatatcagATATAACGGTTCGAATTCAAATCTAATGGGGTTCTTGAGCCCGGGTCCCATGAATAATGTGCATTTGAATGTGCCCGAATGATATTGTCATGTATTGTGCTGTATGGCTGCACACGACTATTCAACTATTGGCCATTACTGGCCATTATTTCGTGGGTGTTACGCAACGTTTGTCTGTCTGGTCGAGAAGCCATGGTTCCCCTACCCATGTCCATGTCCCCTACCCACCAAAAGATACGATCTTTATAATTTACGAGCGGCtcttgttggccaaaaactgcatttaggtacatatgtacgtCGTCGCCAAGACTTGGCAATCGAAACTCGTTAAGAGACGCTGGCGGTGATTTGCGAAACCCAATCGGTTGGTTCACCCATTTGGCCACATCGATGACCCACCACCGATGCAGATAAGGCAGGCTCGTTACTTGCACCAAGGATTCCATTCGGATCAGTCGGTGCCATCGGTACCTTGGCCTTGGCCAGCACTCACCTTTTGATTGAAGCGGCTAACGTTGGTTTAGAAACTGTGTTTGCTTTGGCACTGCGTATCTCACAGATACACTTATTTGTTAACAATTTGCGGTTTTGCAATTATCGTTTGAGAATATTCTGGGATTTCGTTTCGCGCCCTGCAACAAAACACACAACGCACagagttaaaaaaaaaaaggtagattgttgttaaaaaaaaaatatatatatatatgtgtgtgatATGTAGGTGGTATTCGTGtggtatatgtatatatatatatatatatatatatattcttaatcCACTGCGCTGCTGGCCTGGCCTGCCGCGTGTTCTCACCGGTCAGTTTCAAGAAACACTTTGAGTGGATGCCAGCGCGCCGGGGCGTTTATATACACTCGTCGCCGGATCACGAACGCCCGAAGTCGACGTCGGCAGAGCATCGGCGGTATGGCCATAGACAGCGTGCTAGGCACGAACGTCGCAGCAGCGGcggtagcagcagcagcagcagcagccgcaacaagACGCAGCACGCAGCAGGCAGAATCTTTAGAGGATGGGGCAGCGGGAATGCGTACGTGAGAGTCGCAAGTCGCAAGGATCCCGTGGATATGGATATTTTTAGTTCGGCGTTCTAAGCCGGCAATGAAGGAGCTGCAGAACTCCAGAACTTCACAGCCCCATCCCCAATCCCAATTCCATGCCCATCTCCCATCCAGAACCCTTTCTCCATAAATAGACGGCAAATTGTTCACTGCGCGCTGTCTATTTTTAAAGCGAATGTAATTTGTAAGTCTTCTGCAGAGACTTCTTTGGCAGACCGCAGATACCTGGTACCCGGTATTGGGTACTTGGTAACTAGCAACTGTTGGTAGgatctatttataaaatcgAACTAGCCAGGATCGCTGGCTGCCCGCCCGCCCTGCGCTGATCGATTGCCATAAGCGTCATTAAACGCAGCACGATTTTCAAATGCAGTTGGTACGATGATAATATCAGCAATCAGCCAGGGCCAAAGAAAAATGCTTAATTGTGGTTCAATGCAATTGGCGGGGTTGCTTGCTTGCGCGCCAGCTTGCTCGGAGGCGGCAGAGGAGTTGGcctggcgaaaaaaaaaaaaaaaagaaaaccggTATCTACTTGGGCACGAGACGTGGTTAGGGGGCATAGGGGGCCAGCATGCCTGCTAGttccaccagcaccaccaagAACTTTAGCAATCGAGCCAAAGACGAACTAAGCCAGTGGCCAGAAGAGGACCAAACCAGAACATAACCATACCCATActcatacccatacccatacccatacccatacccataccagGCTGCATTCGATCCCGTCGAGGAACATCATTAACATAATCAAAGCAGGGGGTTTCCGATCGTTGATTATCTTAGAATGATAAATGCCTTGGGGCAGCTCAAAACAGGCCTGCCGATTCTTTTTATAGACTGCCACCAGATAAAATATAAAGTGTATGTATAGTACACATGAGCTCCAAAAAGGATAGATGCGTTTAGATCGATGGAAAGTTCCATTTCCCCGCCAGAAAGTGATATTACACACTCGTGGGTGCGCTAAATTGCCCAATCCACGTAGTTGTCGCTTATGAAAATTCACATCCACGACTTCTTCGCCTTCTCCAAATTGGGCAACTAAATGCCATATAATGCTTGTTGTACACCCGAAAAAATCCAATCAAAGACAGTGCTGATTTACTACGTAGAACATGAACTCGATTCTACTTCGTAAATAGATCAAGAAATATACTTTAGATTCGAATGGATCATTTGACATCGTATGATTTCGTATGATTCAGACCTTAAGGGCGCAGtcttaaatcatttaaataccAATAGGTTGAAGATTTCTCTTAGTTCGTACAGCAgctaataatatttaatatcattTGATTCTATTCACTTCGAGTGTGCCAGCCATGGAAACGAAGTGCCTTATACACGAGCAGAAGATACTATTGCGTCGACGTCTCTAAGGTCGGACAATCGTTTAGCGGAAAAGTTCTGGGAGAGCTCTTAAGTTAAACGTGCTCTGATTGGATTTGGAAAGAGTCTGATTTCAGAATGCACATGATGATACTAATGGTGCGAGATAGTAACCGAGATGGGCGAGATAAATGAGGGAAAGCCGCATTAAGTCGGCTGTCGAAAATATTTGAACGCGACCCATCTGTTTATTTACGACCCGTTTGGGTTCGGAACGATTTTGGGTTTTATGGGCCCATGGATTATCTGGCCTCGGCTGTCTTGTCTACCTGTTTTTTCGGAATCTATATTTAGGCAGGATTGGCCACGTTGTTGCGTACCTAGGAACTTGTAATGTGTATGCAAAACCGATGGATGGCTAACCCAAATACCCAAATACCCAGAACCCGAAAACCTTTACGACCGACCCACCACCAACACCAGTTGTTGGCCAATTTTGAAGGTCGATCGCGGTGTAGATAGTTCTGTTGATCTCGTAGATCTCGTCACGAAAATGAATCTCATAATCTTTAGATATTTGCGTTTAGAAAAATCATG
The DNA window shown above is from Drosophila melanogaster chromosome X and carries:
- the bnb gene encoding bangles and beads, isoform C, which encodes MKCQLLFVATVCLASVWALPVPDEEVAIQPDSGAKAELLTKTVLPTAVEPAPLKPEAEKPAETKTIEAKAAVPEQPDVNANPSPSTPAAEPAKEINSVELKSSAPDVETAPAIPEKKTLPEEAKPAQENAPVEAEKKQEKTARTEAEPTVEAQPQATKAIEQAPEAPAANAEVQKQVVDEVKPQEPKIDAKSAEEPAIPAVVAAEKETPVPEQPARQERINEIEQKDAKKDAAVAEEPAKAAEATPTAAPEAATKSDSNIQVIAPEKKSIESSPAAAAASPAAQAAQAKSGEAPKPVDQQKSTETVAESAPVLKTNAPLAPAGATKVTEAVKEQEKEQPAADTAAKALPEQKKTEETAAPAGAPEPTAAVAPAAVPEAKKIDEAPAAETVVKGEEAIAKPIAQSPSAEPKKSSEEKSDKSESKVDESSESKESEESSESKEN